Genomic segment of Benincasa hispida cultivar B227 chromosome 1, ASM972705v1, whole genome shotgun sequence:
CCAACAAAATACATTATTATAATTTCAAATATGAGGTAACTTGAACTAGATCTTAATTTGAAACTGAAGCTTTTGACTTCTTCATTCTCGAGTTCTCCATCTCTGACTTTGGCATCtgagtcatttttctttatttttaagtCCTTCATTTTCCAAATTACAAATGCATCATTGTTGTAACATGTAGGTCAGGTGTGTTCTCCGCTGTCAAGATTTTGACATCAACATTAATTACAACTAACTTATTCTCATGAATTTTGCTAAATTGCTCATGAGATTCAAGCATCTTGAAATCTAAGAATTAATAAATAGATCCTTTGATCCATTTGCTAATCTTTCTTCAACCAATCAAATTAGTGATAGAAAActagtttttttaataaataaataaataacatattcCCTAcatgttatttttataaaaactcgtgaaaattaagaaatttataaatttgaaggaaaaaattcaatcttttacaaagttttttttaggctactttatttattttttttttccttgaaaaaGCTATATGTATGTGTTGCTCCCAAACCTTTCAGATTAAGAAAAAAAGTTTGATCTGTCCTAACTTACAACAATTGCCAATTATAAGCTTTCATGTCATGATATAGTTATTGAATtggtgatttttttaaagaggAAACGCCACTTAAAAGAGGTAAAAGTCATTCCCATAAAATTGGCAAggaatttttgtttaattccttCATAAATTCATCATTACTGAAATACCCAAAAAGTTGGTAATAGGagtagattaattttttttttacaagtcAATACACTACAAATCAACCAAATGTGATtctcttattcaaaattattgcCATTATGGACATTAAATAGATTACTATTATTGATATATTTGGTGTTATGCAAAGATATGAAATATGTTGATCTTTGAATTGTTGTTATCCAACAAAATAGATTAGTGCCATCatagaaaacaaataaacaaataataaacataGAGTTTCTCATATACAAGTTAATGagcaatgaaaaaaaaaatatacatcatcataaattaaaataaacttagagaagtggataaaataaaaaagaatgaagGTCAATCTAATATTTACCATTCATGAATGTGTCAAAGAACTTGTTGTTTACTCCTGTTCTAAAAATGAGCAACTCAACTTCACTTGTTATATTAATCTCAGTTTGAGCAGGTACAAAAAGCACATCTCCTTCACTGACAACATCGCTTCTATGTGATTCTTCATTCAACAGCATCATCCCCTCTCCTCCAGCAACCAGAAATATCGAAGGACCAGGGCTCGCTGGAAATAAAACCGATTCCCCCTTAGGAAGAACACAACGATCTATCTCAAATTCGTCAAATGGTGGAATGTACTTTGTTATGTATGGATTCATGGGAACTCCTTGAAGGATTTCAGGAAAACCCTACAAATTAAAGCATATAAACATGTCAGAACTTTTGAACTCTGGCCTTTTCGTCTTTTTCGTGTAACATCCAAGAACGTCatattgaaacttttgaagAAGGGAAATTGTTGGAATGGGTTCCAATGGAAAAGTTTACCTGTTTGTAGGTAAGCATGGCACAGAGAGTCTGGACATCGCGAAACTTGGGAGTTAGACCAGCCCGGACAACGTTATCGGACGTTGCCATGCACTCAATACACTCACCCCTTATGTATGCATGAGGCTCATTTGCCCCAAGGTACAAAGCTTCTCCCGGACTAAGCTTCACGTAATTTAAGAAAAAGGCTGCTATAACGCCCACGTCGTCTGGATATTGCTTCTCCAGACTTAAAACCAAAACTTCCTTAGCAGTTAGTTGTCTCACCTGaagaaagataaaataaacaaaacaagGGGCAGCTAGATGAGCACAGATCATAAACTACAGGACCAAGTGTACTTCAAACATGGAATACAAGGCGGATACAGAAAGAATGAAGTAACATCAAACAGAAAAACAAATGTTTAGAGAGTAACATCAAGAAGTGTACTTCAGAACATACAGTTTAATCTAGAATGAAATCAAGTAGAAATCAAATTGCTTTTGAAATGTTATGGTCATGCTTTACAAAGAGCAGAAATAAAACAGAAGAATAAAGGTTAAAGAAGAGGTTCTTTTATCTTCTTTTCCACAGAAAACAAAACTAAAGGGCATATGAATACACAAGTTCTTCATTGGTGAATGCTGCTGTAACATGGCCTTTGATTCCTACTTTCTAtaggcaaaaaagaaaaataatggatCACGTGAAGAAGAAAGCTTCTATagaaaaccaaataaaaaattgCGTAGTCACCTCACTTTGAGAGTGCAGTCGCCTCTTCAATTCGGATGTCGCTTTCGATATCACTAATTTGGAAGCCGACATCAACTGGGTAAAAGCCGACCTCAGAGCAGACTTCAGATCCTCTTCATCGTCTTCATCATCTAACAACAACACTCTGTTTGTGGCTGCATTGCCAATCATTTCTACAATTTCAGGAACAGTATGAAGAACATCTTTTAGCTCctggaaacaaaagaaaataaaacaaccGATGGTGTCATTTAAACAAGACAAAAAgacataatttattttgaacatgAGAAGAAAAACAATGGACTgagaaacaaaaagttatctaaaACCCAGAAAAGAGAATTATTTGTTTTCACAAAAAATTGACTTCCCTAGTTAAATCTTGTGAGACATTTCAGAAAGATTGCAAACAAGGTGGAacatataatcatattattcACCACAAATTTGCTCCATCACCGACACATTGAAAAGTCATACTCAAAAAGTGAAAAGCAATCTTGCTGCTAAAAGGAACACATTAAATCAAGCCACAAAAATTAAGGACATACCAGACATTTCACTATATCAAAACAGAACAATGAATTCAACTGTTCTAACTATAtacataaaatatttgattacTCGTCACATCAAGATTAACAAGTCTAAAAGAAGGTTCTgtcaaagaaggaaaaaaaaaaagtataaagaaGATTGAACATAAGCCTGACGAAAGAGacctttataatataatagttTAATAGATCCAAGAGAACTGAAATCAGATAACATTCCATTTGAAGttgagaaaaaaattcaaacaaaactaaAGAAGACAAAATCAAGGGGGAAGCATTAAAATAAACTTAAACAAACAAATCCATGGAATTTCAATGATAAACTAGAAGATTTGGGGTTCCCAGTTAGAGGGGAAAATCGATAATAATTCGTAATTTACCTCGAGACTGATGAACCCACACAGAGCTTCAAATTCCGTAATGGCCAGCGCCATTTCCGGCTTGTGATTTGCATCTCTATAAACTTTAGGTTGCAACATATGAAGTTCTTTAGCCAATTCCTTATCGGGATGAGCTTGAATCGACAACGGTTTCGCCACAGAAAGAACCTAAAAACGAAAATCAAAATGTAAACGAAGAAAACGACGAATTCATTAATTTGATTAACCAAACATCAACACGGTGTGTGTTCATACCTTGAACAGAAAGGGGATATCAGAACCCCATTTCTGTACGACCTTATCGCCGAGAACATTGGGGTTTTCCAAAACCCATGACTTCAAAGAAGTTGAATCGGAGTCAATCCCGCCGCCATTCTCACCGGCGGCGGGAATTAAAAACGACGGCCCAGAATCGTGAGTTCCCATCCAGAATTCAGCGTAGGGTTTATCGGAATCGATAATCGATCCAGAGTTCAAAGCGAAGAACCTAGCGACACGAGAATCTTGTCCTCTGATTCCCCAATCGTAAGTCTGAACGGAGCACTTCAATCGGAGGACATTGCTCTGTTTCTTCATGGAAAAAGCGTCAGACTCCATGAAATCACAGAGGGAAAAAAACAGGggaagtgaagaagaagaagaagaagaagatgaagatatgGGAAATTCAGATAAGGTTAAAGGGGTATAAATGGAAGCTGAAAGCCATGGAAAGAAGCCAAAGGAAAAGGAATTTGCTGGtttttgaagaagttttgaAGAGAGGGAAACAAAGTATCGTAATGCGACTAGGagagagaaagagtaaagatgACGTTTTTTCTAGAAttagtcaaaatgttgactttttacagttttttttttctcttttttaaataaatttacttTCATATTCTCACGAGAAGTTATGCCGATATATTGTCTTCACTTCATCGTAATATCAAGTGGCGAGAAGTTCTTTAgaatttgattctcaatctcGTGATGCCTCACGTGTCACACAGagcatgaaataaaaaaaatactttttttaaaaaaaaagtaacttttttttatctattaatttcaaaatattatatttttcctacttaaattttgaattttattttaatttcgtttttgaattttaaaatgttacaattttaacacaaaatttgagttttaatttcatttgattactatgttttaagatttacacttttaatatCAATCATTCATTAATTactcacttcaatttttttttgttgatttccattaataaatttgaaataattctaaagtgaaattttaaatttaattttaattgatatgagaaaattttcattaatagacattaatactaaaaactgaaagtgagtatttagtgaaaaatggatgttgaaagtgtaaatattgaaatttaggaatcaaattgaaataatacTTAAGGGTTTAGGACaaggagttggttattatactcttaggttattatagttaggatataatagattattttagtttagattataatattatgtgtttgaggtgtaaacatTAGTTTGAgaagtaaataataaacattgtagcaacgaataaaaaaaatgatgaatgtaaactAATAAAACTATAGCAAATAATAATACCGTAACAAAtaagagttttgaaatagtattgacCTAGCTAATTGggagttttgaaataatatttactatgaCAAGGGgaggttattatagtcttaaaaTAATTCTTGCCCTAAACGTTCTCCTAAATCTCAAGAGTAAAATTAGAACAtttaaaacctaaaaaaaaaaaaactcaaaatttaaggactaaaagtgtaatattttaaaattcaggagtcaaataaaaattagatcGAAAATCTAGTAATATAAAAGGTATTTTCCcttaacttaatttaattattcttaCTTGTAGAGTTTGGTTTTATTTGAGTGGTTGTAGTTATTTTGTTTGACATAGTAGCTATTTAGTTTCTAACCATGGTTAGTTAAGTCATAACTAAAGCTAGTTAGATTGTCTTTATTTAACTTAACTCCCATTAAAAATGTGAGTTCTTCCTTGTTCTCCTATTCTCTCTCAATAACTaatgtttgttttgtttattcCATGGAAGTTTTTAATTCACTTGTCCTTATTTTTGTCGAGTTGATTAACTCACTTGTCTAGCATCGTACGAAATCATTTCAAGCTAGTTTTCACCATCCTATCACGCCAACACTTGAGTAAAGTTGTTAAATTGAAATGGAAAGTTCTAAACTTTTAACATGTTGGTAAAATTTAAGTACTATAGTAGGTATTAATACACTatgtatctttaaaaaaaattattcaatgtgAATATCGTTACATGATCTTTTACGATACATGTAGAGATGTTTATGAGTTAATTGTagtcataaaattttaattttaattttatttttaattaaagtgtttgattgcttttttcttttcattttgttaaTCATCTCATTAAATCTTTAGCAAAAGAATTCTCACTAATTCTTCATTGACGAAAATAGATTTATAGATTCTCAAAACTCCATTTTTAATAATTgagacttttaattttttttttccttcaaaagcTTTAAATCTATCTTGAAAAGTAAACCATTTCTTGgacattttgaaaatgaagtttgTGCCAATGACAAACATTCAATGTTACTCTATTTGTTCTATGAAGTGCTTATAATTTAATGATGTGCATGAGTTTAGAACTAAATTGCTACCtacaaattttctaaattattgtAGTTAAAGGGTATgtgtaaatataaaaataatgtgAACTAGATCACATCTTTTCCcatatttgttaaaatatttcttGATATGGGAAACTCGCATATACATCTTGAGCATTCTTTTAGTCCACTCCTCTAATCCGAACACATGTTGGAGTAGCAATGCTGGAAATTATTATAACAGACAATACTTTATACCACTGGGACTGGATCATATAGCTGCATTCTCAGCTTCCTCAATGATTTCTTGGCTCATGTATACAAGAGACAATCTGTTGACTATACTATAATGTGAGCACTACTCCAAATATCAATATAATTGGTCAAGTGTGGTTGACAAGAACTAGAAACGTTAACATTGGCTAATAATCCTATAGGTGCCATTGAACCGAAAAAAAagttgcaattttttttaattgtatttgatgGAAAGACCtaaaattgaaaggaaaaaaaaaaaaaaagtagaaaagaagaaagtaaCCAAACAATGAAaccaaaaaatgaaacaattttttaaaatttttgtattttttttttaatcttctttcTGCTCTCACAATCATcatcttttcttctctcttaaaCATCATCATGTATGTATTTTTTGCAGTTTCATCTACatatcaatttttttcatttttttcatatgttgtatttatttttgttcgattccttttttattttgatttgtttttgtttgattatatgagaccttttgttttcttttaatattcttttgttTGATTTGGTGATTTTTCTCTATTTAGATTTTGATGGATCGTTCTATTCTTAAATTAAGTTCTAATAGTATATCAAATAGATAAAATGATCCAAACTTATGACAGATTGTttgtatatcaattatatgattgATATGccaaaaattatataattctCAAACTAGGAACCACCGCTGATAATCCAAAAATCATgataactaaaaatataatact
This window contains:
- the LOC120067589 gene encoding mannose-6-phosphate isomerase 1-like isoform X1, encoding MESDAFSMKKQSNVLRLKCSVQTYDWGIRGQDSRVARFFALNSGSIIDSDKPYAEFWMGTHDSGPSFLIPAAGENGGGIDSDSTSLKSWVLENPNVLGDKVVQKWGSDIPFLFKVLSVAKPLSIQAHPDKELAKELHMLQPKVYRDANHKPEMALAITEFEALCGFISLEELKDVLHTVPEIVEMIGNAATNRVLLLDDEDDEEDLKSALRSAFTQLMSASKLVISKATSELKRRLHSQSEVRQLTAKEVLVLSLEKQYPDDVGVIAAFFLNYVKLSPGEALYLGANEPHAYIRGECIECMATSDNVVRAGLTPKFRDVQTLCAMLTYKQGFPEILQGVPMNPYITKYIPPFDEFEIDRCVLPKGESVLFPASPGPSIFLVAGGEGMMLLNEESHRSDVVSEGDVLFVPAQTEINITSEVELLIFRTGVNNKFFDTFMNAENTPDLHVTTMMHL
- the LOC120067589 gene encoding mannose-6-phosphate isomerase 1-like isoform X2; the protein is MESDAFSMKKQSNVLRLKCSVQTYDWGIRGQDSRVARFFALNSGSIIDSDKPYAEFWMGTHDSGPSFLIPAAGENGGGIDSDSTSLKSWVLENPNVLGDKVVQKWGSDIPFLFKVLSVAKPLSIQAHPDKELAKELHMLQPKVYRDANHKPEMALAITEFEALCGFISLEELKDVLHTVPEIVEMIGNAATNRVLLLDDEDDEEDLKSALRSAFTQLMSASKLVISKATSELKRRLHSQSEVRQLTAKEVLVLSLEKQYPDDVGVIAAFFLNYVKLSPGEALYLGANEPHAYIRGECIECMATSDNVVRAGLTPKFRDVQTLCAMLTYKQGFPEILQGVPMNPYITKYIPPFDEFEIDRCVLPKGESVLFPASPGPSIFLVAGGEGMMLLNEESHRSDVVSEGDVLFVPAQTEINITSEVELLIFRTGVNNKFFDTFMNGKLIPRSNMSFG